The window CATTTCAGTAAATTCATATAATAACCAAATCCTTCCTACCTGCACGAACGGCAGTTTACGCCATTCACTAACATTCCGCTAACCTTTCACATTCTGTTGAAGATTAGCTGAGTGCCACTCACAGTGTTGTGGTATTTCCATAATTTACTAGTTTACGGGCGAATCGCGAAGTAAATATGCAAATTCATACAAGCATTTTATGTGTAGGCTCATAGAAGACGTATTTTATTGGCCAAATCTCTATTATGTTTTCTAAAAAAATCCCTAATAGCTGTCTATATTTATGTCAGTAagtttattgttttgtcttttaaaCTTTTGTTATCTATTTGACGTACTTTGTTATTTTCcctgctgttttctttttctggttcTGTTTTACATTTGGGTTCTGTTTCCATATCTCTTatcaatgttttcattaatctctTATACATTTCATAATTCTACTTTGGAACGTTTGTGGATTCCTACTTCAAGACAGTGGAAACATTGACTTCGGTGAATTTCTGGATATATTTGCTAGAAAACTGAACATCGATCCTGAAAAAGAATTGTACGAGGTTTTCTGCGTTTTTGACCAAAATAAGGACGGCTTCATTTCAGCTATGGAACTATTTGAAGTTCTGTCACGACTAGGTGAACATATCACTAAGGTTAGTTATATCATCTTAGAGGTTTCCTTTGTTTTTCGCACCaatttataattcaaaataaGTGCACTAAAATACTTGAacgctcttctttctctttctttgttctctctcccttacacatacgctaacacatgtacatatacaaatatttgtgtgtgtgtatgtgtgtgtgtatgtgtgcgtgtgtgtatatgtgtgtatatgtgtgtgtgtgtgtatgtcaggtcactgataaggccaaaagagaccgaaatcacgtgatctggtagTCCTGGCAGCGGAAGTAGTGGTGATTTTCTGCCGCTGACGATAACTATGATGTACGTTAAAACCATATAAGAGGTTTTAGCTCTTGGTAAATATCGCAATATTTGTGTGATCCGCTTTTAAGTGGTGTAGGAGGTGTACCCAAAAGACACCGGAAATTTGCAACATTATTTCATTCACTTGGTTTTTAcattttatcaccttcaaagtagtCTCTATTTGAAGCAAAGCATCGGTCCAGGCGCGTTTTCCACtcttcgaagcagtgctggaactcttttGCAAAGTGATACCTTTTAAAGCCTCCGTTGTTTTccccttcacctcttccacatctgcaaattttgGTGTActagctttcgtcaccagtgataacCTTCAAAAATAAaagtccggatcaacttccaactgtttttCAGTTCACGACAAGCATTCAGTCATTACTGCtattgatcttccgtgagcaagcgagaaacaaattttactgcaactcttttcatttgcaactcctcgttcaaaattcgttggcaagaGCTTCAGGACACACtgatcatatcaacaagttcgtcactTGTTCGGTGACGGTCCCCCAAGTTCATGATTGttcatgttttcattcgttcgggaggtcgactgTCGCCCTGAACgagattggtcttcaagcgacagtGACCATTCATAAAGCGTGGAAATCAATCGTAGACTTgtattttgctcatggcagcgtccttgtaaacTGTCTGAAGCAGGACAACTATTTCAGCCATCGTTTGACCCAGCAGAAATCAGAATTTTACGGAAGTACGCTgctccttcgtttcagccatcgcaaataTGGAAGGAACACggcaaaacaaagacgcatcaTGTGGTAATGCGACTTCGCCTGACGACACCAATCAGCAGATAGATGCCTGAGAGTTGCATCATGTGGCTTCTAGCGGTAGACGCCTGAACGACAAAGGGTTTGTCTCACAGAGagcgtttccggttacttttggttTCCTCCTCTCGTACATttttaccttttggtattaataccgccttttacaacatatatatatatatatatatatacccctctgcgaaaagatctcaaaattttaattgatttgcttttcgcaggaaggaaagtttcttgtcgaagatacgtctcgctttcaccttcgaaacgtagagtagatgaaaccatagcgactgaagaaggttttttttctttgtgttaattgtcctgtactctatttttttgttgataaaaaatgtccagttccttgggtttgtgtctatgttttcgtttctcattgtgttcgacgtctttttggtgtcctgtactcatatatgcgtgtatatgtacatgtagaggtaggtacgtacatatatgtttatatatatgcatatgttttatttattaatgtatatatatatatatatatatatatatatatatatatatatatatatatatatatatatatatatatatggcaattacAGAGTGGAAGATAAATATTAGTGATTACAAAAATGCAAAAACTGTTAACCTCACTTTCATCATTTTTGCACGTGGTCGCACCGACTGCGACCTGGTCTTTAGTACGGTTTTAATGCAACTCTTGCTTCCCACACTCTCGCTCCCCCACACCGAAATACCCCAACtctaccacaccacatcacacaccaccataccacaccacatcacaccacaccacatcacaccaccccgtgCACACTAGCagtgaccacttcccagcacctacaccgtcatccacacacctacacatgcacacacgcacaagtcAGTGTCACTAGTCCCCTtccacaagcacatacacgctctcacatacactactttattatctcaagAGAGTGTGTACATGCTCCACATATAATAGTCTGATGGATTGATacctggggaattaggaggccaaatttTGGGGGTTatatgatcatgaaaattttcagccatccattctcttgtgtgacccctctgtccggcattcgccatgatagatctctTGTCACGaaacctttttatattttctctccctgtttatttctgtgttcctttttgtcgatgagcgtaggctcgaaacgttaaatactttctcacccgtcttcgtcttttgtttttttgtaaattctcactatatatatatatatatatatatatatatatatatatatatatatatatatatatatatgtatatatgtacgtatgcatatatatatatatatatatatatatatatatattatatatatatatatatatatatatatatatatatatatatatatatatatatatatatatatgtatatatgcatatatacctacacgcacacacgtgtgtgtgtgttaattaccGGCCGATTGACCTGTCTTCTAAATACCAAAGGTATAAATGGTTAGTATATTTAGATGTCAAGCCGCTACAGTAACCGAATGtaatttgatgaaattttcttagcatttaattataattttatttcaaatgttaTTACTGAATTCTTATTTTGTATCCATTTTCAGGACGAAGTAGAAGTAATGGTAAAAGAAGCAGATTTAAACGGTGACGGTCAGGTTGACTATAACGGTAAGTAATGAGTGGAATTAATTTCACTAGTCGAAGAACTATAGAATCTGCTCTTCCAGATTTTCGCGAAATGTTTCTTAATTCGATAATAATAAATCTCAAGATTAAGACGATCTCTTCGAAACGGAGCATCCAGTGTTTTGAGAGTGAAATTTGGAACGCAGAAATTATACTAGAAGGTGttggacgtgtgtgtatgcatgcatgtatatatatatatatatatatatatatatatatatatatatgtatgtatgtatgtatagagagaaaaagagagtgtgtACATGCTCCACATATAATAGTCTGATGGATTGATacctggggaattaggaggccaaatttTGGGGGTTatatgatcatgaaaattttcagccatccattcctgtgttattatagccatgtgtgatagcgcagagtcttactgaaacacatatggccttcaaTTGCATATACTGTCTATACAGGGCTtagcaattatttccaggacctcaatgtagtcggcggagttaactctaaggctttgtggaaagaagtaaggagaatCACATATCCTTTATTGCTGACAACCCTTAAAACCATGATGGTTGCAGGAAAGTTTGTATGCacaacacttggaacttcagaagggtctgcatatAAAcctctgtcatttcttctgtcttggtcgaagtttttctcgtttgagaaaaaccaaatcaaatcatcttctgctggatttttcagtttgtttaaggaccttttagatctgatgtagtggtTTTCTTATGCTTTTTCTTACAAACTGAccattcctcatcatataagacttatatctgatgtcttcacgGACAACagttctgactgttccttctgacacatggaaatCGTTTGCAATTGacttcatggactttctgggattgtaatcaatggtctgttgaacttgctggataaattcaagtgttctgaggatttcagagtgtttagattTCTTTTTATGCTTTCATACTGGTGATATATtttcatcttcagtctctagctccttacaaactttgtagacgaaagatctggcaacttttaaaaatcgagatatttctaaatcactatgttcagcctttataaccacaataccagcatgcctcttcatttcttgaataaGCTGAggatctgccattattattttctgaaacaaagattatacagagttagcaaaaaatgcaccAATGACtcaaaaaaggtatgtcctcgaataccttacgcaccctgtatatgtaatatatatatataatatatatatataatatatatatatatatatatatatataatatatatatattgtgatgtcctgtactcacgtataattatttatatatgcttgtatatatacatgtagatgtaggtacgtacatatatgtttgtatgtatgcatatatttttatttaacacacacatatatatatatatatatatatatatatatatattatatatatatatatataatatatatatatatatatatatattatatatatatataatatgtgtgtgtgtgtgtgtgtatgtatttatgtatgtaaagggtttgtaccccaccaccacttgagaacccgtgttggtgtatttacgtccccaaaagaaaccattagaataagtattaggcttaagatataagtcctggggtcgatttgttcgactaaaactcttcaaggctgtgtccagcatggtcgcagtcaaatgactgaaacaagtaaaagaatataggcttacatatatacattcgtgtgtgtgtgtgtgtgtgtgtgtgtgtgtgtgtgtgtgtgtgtgtgtgtgtgtgtgtttgtgtgtgttagtgtgtgtgtgtgtgtgtgtgtgtgtgtgtaaataaatcatATAATGGTGTATCTTGAAGCGAATATAGCAATAAATAATATCATGCAATATAgtggatagaaaaaaaataaaacgggACGAAAATGGGGGAATAAGAGGAAAGGAGAAGGGAGAATGGATGAGAAACTGAAGAAGAGGAATCAAAGAAGCAACGTTTTATTaagattttactattttttgttaTAAACTTGTCAACTATTTTtatgtgatttaaaaaaatcattatttaagattatttattgatatcttaacatttctttcttttctacttcaTTACAGAATTCAAATCTATTCTCAGTGGGAATAAAAGTTCAGTATCAGATGCATAACGGCAGGCTGATTCGGaattcttttgaaaatttatacCTGAGACTTGACAGGATAATTAatcatctgtgtctgtctgtctgtctgtctgtctgtctctctgtctctctctctctctctctctcgctctctaaaggaataaacgattatcttcTTAACTTCATTAACTTAGAGCTGCTTCTGCTACAatatgcagtggactcatagctgAGTGTCTGAGTAACACTTTACACTGTAGATTTATCGGAACCTTGAATATGAACGTATATGAAATTAGCAGTCAACTAATACAAGAATTATGAAATATGAACTTTACTTCAGAACGATAAACAAATTATGCCATTTGCTTAACTCTCTCTAGACAACTCTCTATGGCAATCTCTATAGGTGGCCATGCATTTCTCTTACTACAGAATATTTTGATTTCTCATTGAAATAGGAAGATGCATTTAAAGCGAAGAGTATTAGATTGACCTCATACAGGTAGATTATTTGGGTATTTATAAAGTACGAaaggaatttaaataaattaattttcactTCGGTACAGGCCATAAATTGTCATTTTGGGTGCATATTTTATTGGCAATTGCATGATTTGAACACTAAATTCAGATGTGTGGAATTAAATACAGAATATCATTTGATGTAATGCTCCACTTTTTCAGGAGTGAAACTTGAATAAAGGAATATAACATCAAATACTTTGTTCCACTGTCATTTAAGAAAGTtaacattattttctatattacaTAGTATATTACATACAGATGGTCACATATAGCCTGTTTgatgaagatatacatacatacatacatacatacatacatacatacatacatatgcacacaaatatatcgaAAAATTCCCGGATTAGTTACTTtagaaaaagataatttatttgcctaGGTTTTAACCTCTCTTTCGAAATAGTTACCTTGCGAGGCCATACACCGATCCCAGTTTTCCTGCCACTTTTGGGATCTGGCATGGAAGTCGTCTTCCGTGAACGAGTCGAGTAGCTTATCcgattcactctggatcttgacaacgGTGGTAAAACGGTAACGTTTGAGTTGCATGTTTATCTCGAGAggtccgcaggtgctaaatctggcgaataaggCGGGTGCAGAAGCGATACAATGTTTTAGTGAGAAACTCACGAGGAGGGCTCGGTGATAGGGTGCATTGTCGTctgaagaatcgttagcacgccgggcaaaatacttagcggtatttccttcggtctttacattctgagttcaaattccaccgaggtcgattttgcctttttatcctttcgaggtcgataaaataagtgctaatcgagcactggggtcgatgtaatcggcttacccctCCCACAGAtccagtcgcttttgccgaatgtcctccctcaaacgcttcgAAACGTCGCCGTAGAATtctcgattgacggtctggccctgggggataAATTCTTGTTCCACAATACCGTGGATACCAAAAGCAAACGATGAACTTGCTCTTAACTGAgctgcagctctatcatgccttcTTCGGTCTTGGAGATGAAGGTCTTTTCCATTGTGACGACTGCTTCTTCGTTTCAGGGTCGCACCCGTAGACCCAGTTCTCGTCACCGGTGATGATCCACAACATGAGGATGAGTCATCAACGATACGCTGACGGAGATCGTGACAGACTTCGACgcgatgttctttctgctcagtggtcagtAGGTGGGGTACAAACTTGGCAGAAACACGGCGCATATTCAATTCACACGTTAGGATTGCCTGCACGGGACCACACGACAAACGAACAGCATCATCAATTTCGTTGATTGTCATGCACAAGTTAAAGAATTTTTTCCACATTGCCGAGGGTGACGCTCGTAGCAGGGCTTCTAAATCgttcatcgtcttccagggatgttctttcGCTTTTGAAGCGTCAGTGTCACACAAAACATTGCATACGGCTAACTGTCTTGtcaccgtaagcttgccgaagcatgctcaatgtctctgtagcacaCTTCcaaagtttaacgcaaaatttcatgttggctctttgttccaactttctATCCGTGGCAAAAACAGCATACACgggatcacaaaaacacaaatttcacaacttgcgaactAAACACAGCAAtttcactcagcacactgcctcatgaaggttacTGCTAGCTCCCACTGCGCACGCAACTGTGTGCGGCCATATGTTGACACGCTATAGAACTGGTCTGAGGACATTTTGATatcacctcgtatatatatgtacattacttccactgctgctgctgcgttTGAGCTGCTCTTTGTTTTTTGCAGTTCTAATATGCTTTAAAAAATTGTTGTCGGGGAAGAAGTCTGGGAAGTAAGATGGATGAGGCAATTTTTTCGTTCATTTTCTTCAGTCATTTGTGAGTTGTTATCGGACGTTACCAAGGAGAGAATTAATCTTTTTCGCATGACCAATATACCAAGTTATACACCATGGTTCTTGGTGTATTTTGCCAATTTCCTGACAATTCTTCTTCCCTGAAATATTTGCAGcaggcattaaaaaaaacaaaaacagagaatcATTCGACCTGCTGACTTCCAAATCATAGCTCCTTTCCATGCATTTTTGGTTTGAGAAAATGCTTTGTTGCATCACCTCAGATCATCAACTACGAGAAACGTCGTCTGTTGTACAGAATCTCTTTCACGTTACAAGTCACAATGCTATCTATAAACATTATTTTGTTGCGCAAAAGAGGTGCcaagcagattttaaaaatatctctCAGCTTATCTCGCACCTATATCTAGAGATTTTCTAACGACTTTCCAGTGTAACTTTTCACATTGTCTGGCGTTAGTCTGCTTCGATAAAGGCCAACAGTTAGTCGTTTTCAATGTAGAATTTTGTTCGAGACATACTCCCTCATCAAGCCGTCGTCATCACTTCGACCCTTTTGGGTTATATGATTTTTGACGGCTCCCAGTGCAGTTTCTGTTGGTTCGTTTTCCATTTTGAATTCATACAATTCGTTTTCATATTCAATTTAACAGACGAAAGGAAAGAAGAATAATCAGCAAAATTAAACGTAGTAGCAAATATTTGCGTTTACAAATCTCTATTATAAAACATAGTTCAACATAATTGTATTCCTGAATCGCATTCCAGAGTTTAAAAGAGTCATATCCGCAATTATTTTTGCGACAACCTGTCGAACATTGAAACAGGGTCATGGATTAAAAGATGCTTGAAATAAattatgtctaaatatatgtCATGTAGAATGAACGTGGTCGAAATAATTGTCAGCATGATTTCaattgaaaaatgaataaatgttcCGTTTGATCGATTAATCTTGCTGGAACAAGTCTAGCATTGGTTACTCTATAATTgcatcacacacaacacaaacaatagAAACCTGATTTACTACTAGAATCATAAAATGCAGCAAACACCGTGACGACGCCCACGATAAAACATGGTGTTCCTGTCAAAACTATGACAGTGATCAAAAGTAAATTAATTGCTATCTCTTGTGACCATCTCGTGTTTGCAGTGTGGTTATAGTTTCCCGAGATTTGCGACGTATTGGAGACATGTGATTTATTGAAGAATTTTATCGTTTGAAGattttattgagagagagagagagagagagagagagagagggagagagaaagtgagagatgttAATACTACATTGATCAGGTTGAATGGCTTCTTAAGGGCCACGTATAGAATACTGGATAGAAACCCCGTACTAAATTACTCTTTCTACAGAATGTTGAACTGGAGATTAATGATTTAAATCTGGGTTGTTCTACATGCCTTCAGCTATCTAATCAAATCATAATTACATAACTATACAAGGTTATATAATAACTGCCGAATGTTACAAAGCATCGTGATGTAGTTTCAATTCACGGCCGCAGTTTACGTTAGTCGGTAATGTTCTTCCCAGAAAATACACGACCCTTACACATTGCTACCTTCTAAAAGTgagattgtaaaaatatattactatatatatttgcagttgACTCTTTCCTGTTTAAAAACTTTTCTGCTCATTAAGTatacaaaataatattgaaatactCTCACACAAAAATTGGTCAGGTCCCGATCAGAATAATCTTTACTCTATAACTTCAAGACAGTAGTGACGGTGCAGACAGTATAGAGTTAAACTAATGTTTCACAAACATCAGTGTTTCTCCGTATCAGGCGTAAATTTCATTCACAACTTGACTGTCTTGAATGCAACATAGATGCGGTCGGTCAGGAGAATCTACTACTCCATAACGCATTCCATCAGCTATTGCAATTCCATTGAACACCTAAAGATGGTAGGAATAACTATGGGAGAGAAACGATTAAATGATATGAAGATACAGGCTACTATATGAAGACTTTTCGTCATTAATTTTGGTGTGTGTTATCTGCTTCTATGTAGGGTATTGCTGTGCTATATTCAGATCCACTATTACGATTAGTGCAGatttatacaaaaaataaacCTTATTCACATACAGAAACGAGTTGATATTGCGTGAGTTTGCGGCCCTTTTCTTTCTGATTCCAAATCTCGCCTGTATCgacttctcatttatttttctgctGTCTCGATGAAGTATCAATCAGGAACTGAGATCTTATACAGATTCCCTAAGCGTTTCAACACACCTGTACCAATACATTGTATATATCTACAGAGAGATCTCTGTACTGATACTTCATCGAGAGagcagaaaaataaaggaaaagtcGATCAtgc of the Octopus sinensis linkage group LG1, ASM634580v1, whole genome shotgun sequence genome contains:
- the LOC115217846 gene encoding neo-calmodulin-like, with the protein product MENEEIGTKEAMYIIGEKHGFSKERTRELYDSFSLFDRNGDGVISIDELGTVMMSLGQRPTRDELRALLHSVDMNHSGNIDFGEFLDIFARKLNIDPEKELYEVFCVFDQNKDGFISAMELFEVLSRLGEHITKDEVEVMVKEADLNGDGQVDYNEFKSILSGNKSSVSDA